A single genomic interval of Helianthus annuus cultivar XRQ/B chromosome 6, HanXRQr2.0-SUNRISE, whole genome shotgun sequence harbors:
- the LOC110864942 gene encoding zinc finger CCCH domain-containing protein 20 → MVGDENHHNMMVHVPPWTTLIDDPLTGISPFSPRSPNATVNSLASFEDYAYFLRNDAALRRYLEDDLDGDADNSGCTDFDITSEPFACDSFRMYDFKVRKCARARSHDWTDCPYAHPGEKARRRDPRKYSYSGTACPEFRKGSCKKGDGCEFSHGVFECWLHPHRYRTQPCKDGINCRRRVCFFAHTPEQLRVVSPHGESSHGFGSWFSSPSETSTPPSESPPMSPMDGSLSRSLGSVTVGDMLTSLRRLQLNKTPSMGSPWSMQMGRVVSSPRSGFYSLPSTPTRPVTRPSLGFSEIWEEGCVEEEPVMERVESGRDLRVKMFEKLKKENSLDRVDPNPGESSNPDVEWISELVK, encoded by the coding sequence ATGGTCGGAGATGAAAACCACCATAACATGATGGTGCATGTACCACCATGGACCACCCTCATAGACGACCCACTCACCGGAATCTCACCCTTTTCTCCACGCAGTCCCAATGCCACCGTCAACAGCCTCGCTTCCTTCGAAGACTACGCTTATTTCCTCCGTAACGACGCCGCTCTCCGCCGCTACCTGGAAGACGACCTCGACGGAGATGCAGACAACTCCGGTTGTACGGACTTTGACATCACATCGGAACCTTTTGCGTGTGATAGTTTTCGTATGTACGATTTCAAAGTACGTAAGTGCGCACGTGCTCGGTCACATGACTGGACGGACTGTCCGTACGCTCACCCCGGCGAAAAAGCACGCCGGCGTGATCCCCGGAAGTACAGTTATTCCGGTACCGCATGCCCAGAGTTTCGTAAAGGGAGTTGTAAAAAAGGTGATGGTTGTGAGTTTTCTCATGGTGTTTTTGAGTGTTGGTTGCATCCGCACCGGTACCGGACTCAGCCGTGTAAGGATGGAATAAACTGCCGCCGGCGTGTGTGTTTTTTCGCACACACGCCGGAGCAGCTGCGGGTGGTGAGTCCGCATGGTGAGTCGAGTCATGGGTTCGGATCGTGGTTTTCTTCGCCGTCGGAGACTTCTACGCCGCCGTCGGAGTCGCCGCCGATGTCGCCGATGGATGGGTCTCTTAGCCGGTCACTTGGGTCGGTGACGGTGGGTGATATGTTGACGTCTCTCCGGCGGTTGCAGCTTAATAAGACGCCGTCTATGGGTAGCCCGTGGAGCATGCAAATGGGTCGGGTTGTTTCTTCTCCTAGATCCGGGTTTTATAGCTTGCCGTCGACTCCGACCCGACCCGTGACCCGACCGAGTTTAGGGTTTTCGGAGATTTGGGAAGAGGGGTGTGTGGAGGAAGAGCCTGTGATGGAGAGAGTGGAATCGGGTAGGGATTTGAGGGTGAAGATGTTTGAGAAGTTGAAGAAGGAGAACTCGTTAGATCGGGTTGACCCGAATCCGGGAGAAAGTTCAAACCCGGATGTGGAGTGGATCTCGGAGCTTGTGAAGTGA